One genomic region from Sphingobacterium sp. UGAL515B_05 encodes:
- a CDS encoding helix-turn-helix domain-containing protein: MSNIYPYLNSQNQISDSSKIIAKRFNRLFSGELNGLYADEIYGLSKALKCKPSQLFEYFYGEGERPIIGLS; this comes from the coding sequence GTGAGTAATATTTATCCTTATTTAAATAGTCAAAATCAAATTAGCGATAGTTCTAAAATCATCGCAAAGAGATTTAATAGACTTTTTTCGGGAGAACTTAATGGGCTCTATGCAGATGAAATATATGGTCTCTCTAAAGCTTTAAAATGTAAGCCGAGTCAACTCTTCGAATACTTTTACGGCGAAGGAGAGCGTCCAATAATTGGGTTAAGCTAA